The Malus sylvestris chromosome 8, drMalSylv7.2, whole genome shotgun sequence genomic interval AACAATTTATATACGAATTTGTAAAAACCGAGTAAAAATCGTTGGTGTCAACCCACTTTTTTGtctaaaatgtttttttttttaatttttgcaaAATATTTTCCATGAGCATTAAGGAAAATTTATAAGGCATTTAGAAGCGGATTTACGATTTATTGTGCatatttagtagaatatttaagccaaaaatgaaaaaaatgagtGAAAAGTGTAGTAGTGAGGCCCAAAACATTGTTACAATGGGGTTCCACCCTCAAGAATATAACAAGTATTACTATAATTTGCAAATTCCACGATTAggcgaaggtgaaaataaatagtttgaaCGACAATTTATGTACGGATTTGTAAAAATCGACtattttattttcatgaaaaatgcaaaatattttattttcgtgaaaaatatagtagtgaggcCCAAAAAACTGTTAAACTTGGGATCCACCCTCAAGAGTATAACAAAAAGTATTACTATAATTTTTAAACTTCACGGTGAggcgaaggtgaaaataaatagtttgaaTAACGATTTATGTACAAATTTGTAAAAACCGACTAAAAACCATGAGTGTTAACCcactttttttgtcaaaaatgcaaattttttatttttgcaaaatattTTCCATGAGCATTAAGCAAAATTTATAAGGCATTTGCAAGTAGTTTTGCAATTTATTGAGCAACAACTGTATATTTAGCAGACTATTTaagtcaaaaacaaaaaaaatgagtgaaaaatatagtagtgaggcccaaaacattgttaaaatggGGTTCCACCATCAAGAATACAACAAAAAGTAttactttaattttcaaatttcacagtAAGGCAAAAGTGCAAATAAATTGTTTTAACAAcgatttatgtacgaatttgtAGAAACTAACTAAAAATCGTGAGTGTTAACCCacgttttttgtcaaaaattttTACTTTTGCTAAATAATTTCCGTGAgtattaagaaaaaatttataagGCAGTTGGCAACGGATTTACGATTTATTGAGTattaatgtatatttagtagactatttaaattgaaaactaaaaaaataagtgaaaaatatagtagtgaggcCTAATACTTTGTAAAGATAGGGGTCCACCCTCAACTATATTAACGGAAAGTTtactttaatttttaaacttcACTGTGAGGCAAAGGTGAAAATAAAGAGTTTGAATGATGATTTTATGTACGAATTTGTAAAAATCGTGAGTTTTAACCCACTTTTTTGTCAAagatgcaaattttttatttttgagaaatttttccaTGAGCATTAAGGAAAATTTATAAGGCATTTAGAAGATTTACGATCTATGGTGCATATTTAGTAGACTATTTAAgtcgaaaacaaaaaaaaaatgagggaaaTTGTAGTAGTGAGGCACAAAACAATGTTAAAATTCGGTTCCACCCTCAAGAATATAACAAAAAGTATTGCTATAATTTTCAATCTTCACGATTAGGTGAAAGTGAATATAAATAGTTTGAACGGCGATTTATATACGAATTTGTAAAAACCCACTAAAAACTGTGAGTGTTAACCCacgttttttgtcaaaaatgcaAATGTTTTATTTTCGTGAAATATTTACAATGAGCATTAAGGAAAATTTATAAGGTAGTTGGAAGCAGATTTAcgatttattgagcaacaaataTATTTAGTAGACTATTTaagtcaaaaacaaaaaaaaagtgaaaaatatagtattgaggcccaaaacattgttaaaattGGGTTCCTACTCAAGAATATAACAGAAAGTATTACTATAATTTTCAAACATCACAGTGAGGCGAAGGTTAAAAGAAATAGTTTATCGGcgatttatgtacgaatttgtaaaaaaataactaaaaagccacgtttttttgtcaaaaatgcaaattttttattttctcgaaATAATTTCCGTGAGCATTAAGAAAATTTTATAAGGCAGTTGGCAATGGATTTAAGATTGATTGAACatcaaatgtatatttagtagactATTTAAGacgaaaattaaataaattagtgaaaaatatagtagtgaggcccaaaacattgttaaaattAGGTTCCACCCTCAAGAATATTAAGGGAAAGTATtactttaatttttaaacttcACGTTGAggcgaaggtgaaaataaatagtttgaaCAACGACTTATGTACGAATTTTTAGAAACTGACTACAAACCGTGAGTCTTaacccacgttttttttttgtcaaaaatgctaattttttattttcgcaAAATATTTTTAGTGAGCATTAAGCAAAATTCTATAAGGCATTTGGAAGCAGATTTCCtatttattgagcaacaaatgtTTATTTAGTAGAGTATTTAAGTTGAAAACTagaaaaaataagtgaaaaatattgGTGAGGCCTAAAACATTTTTATAATAGGGTTCCACCCTCAAGAATATTAAAGGAAGTATTACTTTATTTTTCAAACTTCATGGTGAGGCGAcggtgaaaataaatagtttgaaCGATTTATGTATGAATTATAAAAACAGTGTGTGTTaacccacgttttttttttaaagtgcaaattttttttttcctaaaataTTTTCTGTGAGCATTAAGGAAAATTTATAAGGCATTTGGAAGCGGATTTAATATTTATTGAGCAACacatgtatatttagtagactATTTAActcgaaaactaaaaaaataagtgaaacaTTTAGTAGTGAAGCCCaaaaacattgttaaaattGGGTTCCACCCTCTAGAATATTAACGGAAAGTAGtactttaatttttaaacttcACGGCGAGGCGAATGTGAAAAACTGTGagtgttaacccatgttttttgtcaaaaatgaaaaaaaattcaagaaatattTTCTGTGAGCATTAAGGAATATTTTATAAGGCATTTGAAAGCCGATTTCCGATTTATTGAGCAACTAATGTATATTTAGAAGACTATTTAAGTCGAAAGGTAAAAAAATAggtgaaaaatatagtagttAGGCCAAAAACATTATTAAAATAGGGTTCCACCCCAAGAATAATAATGGAAACTATtactttaattttcaaacttcacggtgaggcgaaggtgaaaataaatagattgaacAACGAGCTATGTACGAATTTGTAAAAACCGACTAAAAACAGTGAGTGTTAACCCacgtttttttgtcaaaaatgcaatttttttattttcgcgAAATATTTTCCTTGAGCattaaggaaaattttataaggCATTTGGAAGCAATTTGCTATTTATTGAGcaaaaaatgtatatttagtagactATTTAAGTTGAAAACTTAATAAATtagtgaaaaatatagtagtgaggcCCAAAACATTGTTGAATGGGTTCCGCCCTCAACAATATTAACGGAAAGTAttaccttaattttcaaacttcacGATGAGTTGAaggtgagaataaatagttTGAACGATGATTTATATACGATTTTGTAAAAGCCAACtaaaaatcataagtgttaacccacgtttttttgtcaaaaatgcaaattttttatttttgtgaaataTTTTCCGTGAGCATTAAGGAAAACTTTATAACGCATTTTGAAGtagttttatgattttttttagcaATAAATGTctatttagtagaatatttaacaGCGAAagctaaaaaaataagtgaaaaatgtAGTTGTGAGGCCCAAACCATTGTTAAAATCGGGTTCCACCCTCAAGAATATCAACGGAACATCttaccttaattttcaaaacctCATGGTGAGGCGAAGGTGAAAAGAAATATAGATTGGACGatgatttatgtacgaatttgcaaaacGGACTAAAAATGTGAGTAACCAacgtttttttgtcaaaaatgcaaatttttttattttcgcgAAATTTTTTCGCTGAGCATAATGGAAAAATTTGTAAGGAATGTGGAAGTGGATTTACAATGTATTGAAcaacaaatgtatatttagtagaatatttaagccgaaaaataaatataaaaaagtgaaaaatatagtagtaGACCCAAAAATAGGGTTTTACCCGCAAGAATCTCACCGAAAAGTCTTAcgttaattttcaaaacttcataatgaggcgaaggtgaaaataaatagattgaacgGTGATTTAAATACGACTGGACGATGATCGGTAGCGTGGTACCGATCTTTCCCAATTCCAATTTATTTATGGGAAGTGTTATTgatactccaaaaatctcattctacactcctcacaagtgtatttttctttcctaatatagaaagtttggagtgtcaaatgagatttttggagtgctaatagcAATtcccttatttatttattttttgcttttttttcccttcaattttttcttcgTACGTTACTTTATTTGAGTAACCACTATTAAATTCAAATATctttaaatttaggttttaaatcgTTGATTACAAGTGTTTAAATATGTACTATAATAGATTTTGcacagaaaaatatattttgaagaatATGAGTTTGATAGTTTCTTGTTatggtaagagaaataaaacaaacataagcgaaaaacataaagaaaaaaactaataagaaaaattgaaaatggggGTTCGGTATGAAGCTAGCAATTCCTATTTGGAACTGTTGCTAATAAGCTAGCGACAGTTTCTGGAAATAATCGGTAAAAAAATACCGATCATATCCTTTtctatttcatttatttttttatttatttttcattgaattttcttttattccTACGTTACTTTATGTAGATTCAAATACcttttgatttagttttatatCCCCATTTTCCGTGCACCAGCTCACCTCATTTTGTATGTTCCGAGCGGCCTTAGTTTGCACGACAGATCCAGCCCCATTTTGTGTGCAACGGATTCATTCTCTTTTTGCGTGCCAAAAGCCCGCTCGTGTTTTCAATGAGCAGGGCCCGCCTCCCTTTCCGTTCACCTAGGTTCGCCTCATTCTGCTTCGTAGAGTCCTCATCGTTTTGCATGCGTCAAGCCTGCCGAAtacccacgttttttttttaaaacttcacAAAAAATTATTTCGTGAAATATTTTCCATGAGCATTAAAGATAACTTTATAAGACATTTGGAAGTTCTTTTACGGTTTAATGAGCAATAAAAGTATatttagtataatatttaagTCGAAAACTAAGCAAATAAGTGAACAATATAATAGTGAAGCCCCATACATTGTCAAAATGGGGTTCCACTCTCAAGAATATTAACATACAGTCttactttaattttcaaaacttcacggTGCGtcaaaggtgaaaataaatagtttaAACGACaatttatgtacgaatttgtACAAATCAACTAAAAACTATGAGTGTTAACTCacatttttttgtgaaaattgatttttttttatttttgcgaaCTACGTCCCATGAACTTTAAGgaaaactttataagatatttgGAGGTGGTTTTACTGTTTATTGAGCaataaatgtatatttagtataatatttaaAGCCAAAAAGTAAGCAAATAAGTGAAAATAATAGTAGTGAGGCCCAAATGGGATTCCTCCCTCAAGAATATTGACAGAAAGTCttactttaattttcaaaacttcacggtgaggcgaaggtgaaaataaatagtttgaaTGATaatttatgtacgaatttgtAAGAATCGACTAAATACCGTGACCCACGTTTTTTGCGaaaaatgtaaatttttatttatacaaaATATTTTGTGTGAGCATTAAGAAAAACTTTATAAGGCATTTGGAAGTGgatttatgatttattgagcAATATAGTTGAGAGGCccaaaacattgttaaaatggGGTTCCACCCTCAAGGATATCAATAGAATGtaaccttaattttcaaaactttatgGTGAGGCAAAGGTGAAAATAAGTAGATTGAATAATGATTTCTACACGAATTTGCAAAACCGATTAAAAACCGTGAGCGTTAACATGTTTTTTACctcaaaaatgcaaattttttattttcaagacaTATTTCCATgagcattaaggaaaaatttatAAGGCGTTTGGAAgcagatttacaatttattgagcaacaaatgtatattCAGTAGACTATTTAAGCCGAAACTAAGAAACtacgttaaaaaaaatatggttgTGAGCCccaaaacattgttaaaatggGGTCCACCCTTAAGAATATCAACATAATGTCTtaacttaattttcaaaactttacGGTGAGatgaaggtgaaaataaatagattgaatAATGATTTATaaacaaatttgcaaaaccgaCTAATCTTGTATCAATAATTCTATTTCGCGACTtggaaaattcataaaaaataaaaaaataaaaaaaaaaagctttttgaagtcaaataaattaaaagatcgCTTCGAATGGGCTTAAAATGTTTCCCTTAATTCGCATGCAAAAGATCTcgcaaaactaaaaaaattgatttttacaaaaaattgtGAGCAATAAGTCGCCAACGGTTTTGCCAATTTCTAAAAAGACTTTGaataattcaatttaattttctccGCCCACCCTAAGCTTGTAAAAATTAGTTAAGACCTTTCAAAGACAATACGGATGCCAGAACCACTCTAGGACCATGCTAGTATTTTCCCATCTATTACTCTATTTTGTGATTtagaaaattcatcaaaactattTCCAGGGGTCAATGAATCCCAATGGATAACGTTCTAGAAAACAGCACCAAATAAGACTTTGTAATGATTTTTGTAAAAGTTGAAAAAACCGAATCAAAATTGTGAAAACGTATTTTGGTCATACAAGCAAGAACATATAAATACTAGAAATCTCCGTCGGGTATGGAAGAAGTAGAAAGCAACtctccaaaaaaacaaaaaataatgcgAAAAATATAGCAGCATTCACCctaactaaaaactcaaaacaaaaaactaaacgTAGTGGCGACTGAAAGAATGAATAAAATGAACACTAAAATGTCCGTTACAAAAGACGAGTTTCAGCCAATACAATTGGAATTCGATCCACATTCTAAACTAGACCACCTAAGTTTAGTCACCTTTCATTGTGGAGAAAATTCATCTGGCGGTTCATCAACCGGAGGCGACAATGATCCAAAATCAAGGGCAGGGTAGACACCAGGTGGCCTTTCTCGAGGTTTAATTGACAGCAATTGGCTAGAGTCACCAACAACATCTGCCCATCCGTAATGCGGCTCAGCCCTTCATCAAAGattgaaaaatcaaaattagTTTTACAGTAAGAGCAATAACAGAAGATATAatctaaattatatatatttgattcCCTAGAATCCTTTTGACTGCTTCAATATACTAAATGCAGACAGAACCAACTCCAGCGCGGAAGTGTGTGTGGAGAGAGagttggagacagagagagagacagagagagggagaaactATTACTCGTAATAGGTCTCCTCGTCCACAACAATATCCCAGCTTTCCCCAGTCGTGCTTTTCCCATATTTGTGCACCTTACTGCAACGAGAAAGCAAGTTAACTTGtcaaagaaaaaccaaaacaataGATGACAATGCAGTTCAGCAAGCTTATCCCTTTTCCGTACCCATTTCCAAAGTGCTCTTCTCCCCATGTCCTTGACCAACCTAGACATTAGAGAACAAAAAGAGAGTTGCATCAGATTACATTATTGAAAAGTTAAATGAACATGAAGATCTGAATAATTGGAACGGATTCAAgactatatatatgtttgaCACGTGGTATAGTAAAAGGAAACAATTAAGGGCAAACAAATTTTGTGTTGATCATAGTTCAAGGTCCTTGCACATACGTTCACCGCTTGGAGATACATGCCATGTCTCCCCTTGTCGCGAACCTATTCCAGCAAAGAACTTCTCTTCCCACTTGTCTCCCCATTTGGTTCCAAGTTCAGTCTCAGCCCATTTATCAGTCCTGAAAATTATAGCGTCCAGCATATATCAATGACTAGATATTTTTTAGCTGCCTGTATTGTgcttcatatttttcattgtaaATGGTCCAATGATGATACCGGATGATAAACGAATTTCCAAATTTAAGAGGAAGGAGGAACAATGAagggttttttgttttaaatgaaCAGATGAAGAATTAAATCAAGTCAGTTAGAGAAgataattagaagaaaaaaaccaTTTGAGAACAGATCCCCTTCCATCATAATGCTCTCCCCACTTCTCCCACCAGGACTGCTCATTAAGTCTTCCATATTTGTGTGCTCCTTTCTCGGTCCAGCCTTTAGCATCATATTTCTCCCACCTGCATCCAAATTATTAAGTAAAATCGTCCATATGTTTTATCTAATTCATCAATCCTTCAATGCATTATAATGTGACTGAAAAATGAATTAGCAGCAAACCGTACTTTAGCTTACCATTTCTCATACCATCCAGCATTTTCAGTGCCTGATTTTGCTTGTTTCTGTGCACTTCTCTCAATTCTTGCTACATTACTGTGCTTTCAAAGTTGCAACAGTGATTTATATTGGGAGAATGAAACAAGAGGAGGTCaagaaatataaatttaaaaaatttctatAACTACCGCTCGCTTAGTAAGTTAAAAGTAATTCTCTAAAACTTAAATGAAATAAAGGTAAAATAAAGACCTCCATTCATCTTGATGAAGAACTTCTTGCCAAGTTTCCCACCACGAATCCCCTTCAGCATTTCTACCAGATTTCTCCACACCTATGAAAAGATAACAGATGGGAATTATGCATGCCTATATGTACCCATGCCCATGATATAGTAGTGAAATTAGCTGAAAGACGAGTTGCTGTAAACGTACACAGGACAGAACAGTATCttcagggaaaaaaaaaaaaaaaaaaaaaaaaaacagatattgattaattaatcaCGTCTGTAGTGAATGATTGTCGTTCAATGCCCTTAGATATTTGTGCTAGTTTTCACAGCAGTGGGAAGGGTTGAGTTCAAAAATTTCCAGAAACAAGGATGATACTGGACCTACAAAGACAGTGCCTACAAATTTACTTATTAGATGACCATAAATGTTTTATATTGAAGCAAAAACATTTTTCCCGTCTAGAAAAATGAATGTATTGCTTTGTTTATGTCAAACTACTCTGAAGTTTGTGGTTTATTCAGGACAATGAAGAACCTAAGATATCTCATTCATTGAAATTTTGTAGTGATGGACATGGTTAATGAGAGTTAGCAGTTGAAGATGAAGACAAGGAAGAAGTATACCTAGCTCTTTGTATCCGGTCCAGTCACTTTTCTCCCACCACTGTCAATGAGATCAATAAATCCAATTAAATGCATCCACCTGGGATGATTCTCAATGGGGTTATAAAGACAAAGTCAATGCAGCAAGGGACTTGGAATATGAATATGACACTAGTTTACAGGTAGCAGGATGTCCAAGTCCCCCTCTACTTTTTTAGGGCTTTTGAGAATGAAATAAAGGCGCCTTGATAATACAATCTTAGAATTCAGTGATAACTATTACTGTAAACAAAATGACGGAGATGCCTAATAAAGTGAAGGATAGTCAAGAAGGTTTGTCAAGTCATACATGGCAGagctaacaaagttaaaaaagcaaaataattaTGATAAATTATGATATTATACAGTTTCTTTCCATTGTGAAGAAGCGTCGTGGGAGGTACCACCCATCCTTGTCCACCTACATCTGTAGCCATTGTTGCCAAGGTCCTCGCCACTTTCGCGATACCAAGTGCTGCCATCTTCATTGGTACCAGACTCGTTTACATTTTCGTTTAACAAGCTGATGCCCCACTCCTTCTCATTGGCAATGCCAGTATCTATAAAACATATCAAACACCACAATAATCACAACAAGAACAATGATCAATCAAATATCATAGTAATTATCTACCGAAACCATCCATGAAGCACAATGATGGTATATTAGCAAGTGGTGaatgattgattgattgaattACCTCTTTTCGGAGGACTGTCACGAGATTGTGGACCGGAGTTTCTTGGGGTACAGCGAGGGTAGTGTTTCTCTTGTTTGGACAGGAAGCGAGATCTGCAGCAATATACAGTAGAGTAGAGTGAATTAATTATAAACaccaaaagccaaaaacaatACTAGAACAAACAGAACGGAATTGAAGCAAATTCCCtcataaattgaaaattgaaaatgtaaCGTACTGAgcaggagaagaagaggaagacgaAGCGAAGAAGGGTAATGCGGCGGAGGCTTGGACTCCAGCAGCTCTGTGAGCCCTTTTCTTGGAATCGAAGCGCCGGTCGTCCGCCTTGTCGACGGTCTTTCCGGAGAGAATCGGAACAACGGGGTCGGAGCAGCAGCAAGTGATTAGAGTGACTGCGGGTGGGTCGGCCCTGGGAAGGGAGAGTCTCCTCCTGCGCTTCCTGAGATCCCGCATGCGGCCGGCATTAGTATCAGTAGAAGGATGGGGATATGGATGGAAAGCGAGGCCGAGGCGGGTGAGCTTGAAATCAGGAGGAGAAGCGAAGCCTCTGGAAGTGGCCACCATTGCGTTTACAAAAAAGCCATCCCAATGAATCCCAAGCGGAGGAAACGTGGACTGAGACTGAGAGGGTTGGGAGGGAGTCCTCACTGTAGGAGTTGGAGTGGGAAACTGACTAAGTAGTCTCTCTCCCTGagtttgggtttgggtttgggtttgggtttgggtttgggtttgcgtttgggttttagttttggttttgaatttggGGGAAGTTAATTACTTAATGAGgtgggagaagtaatttggTTAGTGGTTCAATTtataaagaaagaaataagGGAGAAGGTTaggggggagggagggagggcaATGAGAGCAACGCAGAGCGACATTTGAAAATTGACTGATTGAATGAGGTGGGCTGTGGCCACTGGccagaagaagatgaacaacTAAGGAGGGAAGGAAGGATGGAGGGACTCGGGAGGCCTCGCCTCCTCTTTGTCTTTTGTAAATCAACCTCTCCACCTTTTTcaatttctcctcctcctcctgctgGATGTGACAGAAATAGAGACGGTGGAGGGAAATGGTAATCATGTGGTTGGTTTGTTATACGAGAAATTGAGGGATAGACTCAGAAATTGGAGAAATTAGCAAAGTTGAGATTAGGGCGACTAAAATTTGGCCTCATGGTTAtctgtaaataaaaaaataaaaaaatgaattaattataaaaagggCCGATCATTTTGTTCCTTCATAGATATCCCATCATTTAAAGAGACGTGGCAAGATTCTAGAAGGGGTAACAGTCACCTTAAGCTAAGGGTGAGCAAAACAGAAGACTCGAGTGAGTCAGATGGGTTGGTGGCTGCAAGTGCAAACAATCGGCCGTGCCCTCCGCCTCCAATCCCGCGATTTTATCTTACCACCGTTACACGTGAGCAGACTTGACCCCACTTCCATTCtttcttctgttttgtgtttcgagtgcatttttgctcaccaccatttagtgtggtgtatgctcatcACCTTATTTATCACCATTAGATAagtttgaatttcgagattTGTGCCTATCTACTACAcgaatctcgaaattcaaactcatctaacggtgataaatagggtggtgagcatacaccacactaaatggtggtgagcaaaaatactccCTTTGTGTTTCTCCCCACCATGGCTCTCTCTACCGCTGACACGTGCTCTCTTCCACAAGTCTTGACTCCTACTCTAGCCAAAATTCATATGACAAATTAAGTAAGTAGCCACTAGTTTCAAAGTGAATCCATTCATATTCACATACATGCATTTTAATGAAACGGAAAAAACTTGCATGCACTAGTTTTTTTACATTTGCAACATCATGCATCGTTTACATGACTTTGAATGCCCAACACGCGTCACATTGGTGAATTCAAATCTCCTCCTTTTGATGAAGTTTGTTACTACTTTCCAACCAATTCAACTAAAATCAAGGAATTAGTAACTTACTACTAAGTTTTAGTAGTAttactcttcacttgtaaagtgagagatcttaaatTTGATTCTCACCAATAACAAATTCGAACCAATTATTATGGTTAGTCCATTGTGAGATTTTATCGACTCTcctcttaatgtaaatatatgCGATTATGAGTTAGTTTATCCTAAATAATGTATTTCAAGAACAGGATAATTACTCTCATTCGCCCACACCtgtttcaaaaaacaaaactctattgatttgaatttgcgCTAAATTCAAACAGATGAATGCCGAATACTTTATCCACTTTCAAACCCCAAAAAAATAACAGTGCTCACACCATTGAACTATTTTCTATCCACATTATATTTTCGCCGTCTACTATTATACTCGCTTAATAAAACCCCGTTCCGGCCACGTCGTACGGAATCCCCAATCCTCACCATACAACACTCGGGCGACCGACCCTCTTCAAGCCCGCCAGTCACAACATTCAAACTCACACTCTCCTCCAAAATCGACCCATTATCATCCCCATCTCGCTTTCCCTTCCCcgctctctttctcctcctcctcctcctcctcctcctcctcttgccCTTCCTCCACCAAAACTCCCACCGTGCTCACCCTGATCATCCACCTCTGTTTTCAACCTCGCCAATCCAAAATCTCCAATCTTGGCATTGGGAATCCGAGTCCAGCAACACATTGCTAGGCTTCACATCACCGTGAATCACCGGTGAGTCACAAACATGGTGCAAATACTCGAGCCCAAGAGCCACATCAAGCACAACACTGAACCTTTTCTTCCAATCCAGCAATGCTTCTTGGAGGCTTCTATTGGGCATGAGCTTGTAGACCAACCGCAGCTTCCAGCCGTGGCGGTCGGTGGAGAAGCCGAGAGAGAAGAAATAGAAGACAGAGAGGCACGAGGCAAGAGAAATGGGACTAGAAGAGAGAGACGGTGGGGGAGAGAAATGGGGTAGGGGTCTAAAAGTCTTTTTCTAAAAAAGATTTTCActaatatttttgttaaaatatagGTAGAAAATAAGACAACTACCCCTTCCAATAGGCAGAAGGCTTCAGATTCTGAATTCCATAAACCCTTATGAGGTTGCTTGACACGCGTCTAACCAATTGGCTCCACCACGTGTCAGTACTTGGCAGCATGATGACATGGCCGGAGCACCTGTTGACCACCAGCTTCTCATGTAGAAATGCTTGTGGATAAACGATCTTGCATTTGACAGAAAGGAGGATAAGGTATCTTACGTGTAAAGTAGGAGGTGGCACGAGAGAGAGAGTCATGGTGTAATGATGGCCATGTGTCTGGCTGATAGAACATGTGGGACCACTTGGATGTCTCCTGTGCTGTTGCAGGACGAGGAAACCAAGCACATTTCTTTTGGCGTGTCTGGAATCTGGATTGGATAAGGTTAACCTCGTCACTTGATCACGAAAGTTGAGGAGGCAACAAATCCATCTTTGTCCAACAACCACCACCtcataaaccaaaacaaaaatccaccttcaagagtCTTCGATTTTATTACGTATTCTTGTGTTTGCGTCTCTCACATTGCATGAATCGTCAAGCAATGAGAGAGCTGATGTACAAAGATTGGTAGAGCAGCACAAATGTAAGTTTTGAAATTCCAGTGTTGTACATATCCTTCACATCC includes:
- the LOC126632038 gene encoding uncharacterized protein LOC126632038; this translates as MVATSRGFASPPDFKLTRLGLAFHPYPHPSTDTNAGRMRDLRKRRRRLSLPRADPPAVTLITCCCSDPVVPILSGKTVDKADDRRFDSKKRAHRAAGVQASAALPFFASSSSSSPAQSRFLSKQEKHYPRCTPRNSGPQSRDSPPKRDTGIANEKEWGISLLNENVNESGTNEDGSTWYRESGEDLGNNGYRCRWTRMGGTSHDASSQWKETWWEKSDWTGYKELGVEKSGRNAEGDSWWETWQEVLHQDEWSNVARIERSAQKQAKSGTENAGWYEKWWEKYDAKGWTEKGAHKYGRLNEQSWWEKWGEHYDGRGSVLKWTDKWAETELGTKWGDKWEEKFFAGIGSRQGETWHVSPSGERWSRTWGEEHFGNGKVHKYGKSTTGESWDIVVDEETYYEAEPHYGWADVVGDSSQLLSIKPRERPPGVYPALDFGSLSPPVDEPPDEFSPQ